The genomic DNA CGGCTGCAAAAGCCGCTGCGTCGTCGATACCGCTCCGCTTCTGGAACGTGACTTCGCCCGGATGGCGGGACTGGGGTGGTTCGGCAAAAACACGATGCTCATCAACAAACAAAAAGGAAGTTTTTTCTTCCTCGGAGGCATCTTGACAGATGTCACTTTGCCCGCCGATCAACCACACGAAACAAGCCACTGCGGAACTTGCACCCGCTGCCTCGAAGCCTGCCCGACCGATGCATTCAACGGACCGTATGACCTCGATGCGAGAAAGTGCATTTCGTACCTGACGATTGAACTCCGTGGGCAGCCGATTCCAAATACCCTTCGACCTCAAATGCAAGACTGGCTTTTTGGATGTGATGTCTGCCAGGACGTCTGCCCGTGGAACCGCAAACCTGAGATCACTCAAGAAGCCGATCTGGTTCCGGACCTCTCATCCCCACGCGATGCCATCGCATTTTTGACGATATCTGAAGAAGACTTTCAACAACGATTTCGGAAGACTCCGTTCTCTCGAACAGGTCGTGACGGGATGGCACGGAATGCAGCGATTGTACTGGGAAATGTAAAACTTGAGGAATCGATCTTTGCGTTAGAAGCAGGGATGGAAGATCAGTCTGAGATTGTGCGAGGAGCTTGTGCGTGGGCGCTAGGTCAATTTTCGAATACTCAAACTAGAGAAATTCTTGCTCGACGAAAGAGCCTGGAAAAGGACCGAATTGTCCTGAATGAGATCAATATTGCGTTAGAATTTTAAGGAATTCATGGGACGAAACGATTCACATCCCAGCGCCGGGAAGCAGGTCCCCGGGGAGTTTCCTTCTTCTGAGAAATCGTTTGTAACCGAAGATGAAACGGTTGCTGGTCTTACAACGACATGCCATGATTCTTTGAAGCACATGTTCAGGGCGTGATATTTACGCTTCTGCGTCATCAATTTAGTTCTTCAAACGTCACCAACAATCGTTATGGCGGAAAAAAAGAAACTTACCACCGAAGAAATCATCGCTCTTGCACGTAAGCAAAAAAGCGACGGTGATGATGCATCGACAGAGCCAAAAGCTGACTCTGAGAGCGGAAGCGGAGCTGAGACATCTCCTCCTGCT from Thalassoglobus polymorphus includes the following:
- the queG gene encoding tRNA epoxyqueuosine(34) reductase QueG; the protein is MTNVEETASAEIASRIKREAKAAGFSLVGIAPAARPDTLEFLHQWLAEGKHGEMGYMSRRKDAYAHPGGVLPDVCSLILLGMNYFNEPDSNKKIGEIGQIAKYASGSRDYHDLLRKKLKQLSKVLHELVPGCKSRCVVDTAPLLERDFARMAGLGWFGKNTMLINKQKGSFFFLGGILTDVTLPADQPHETSHCGTCTRCLEACPTDAFNGPYDLDARKCISYLTIELRGQPIPNTLRPQMQDWLFGCDVCQDVCPWNRKPEITQEADLVPDLSSPRDAIAFLTISEEDFQQRFRKTPFSRTGRDGMARNAAIVLGNVKLEESIFALEAGMEDQSEIVRGACAWALGQFSNTQTREILARRKSLEKDRIVLNEINIALEF